From the Pseudomonas baltica genome, one window contains:
- the cbiE gene encoding precorrin-6y C5,15-methyltransferase (decarboxylating) subunit CbiE: MLPWLTVVGIGEDGFAGLGKQARRALLGATRIVGAPRQLQLLPHCLRAERIDWPSPFSLAPVLALKGEPVCVLASGDPMLFGVGASLARQVPAEQMLTLPAPSSCTLAAARLGWPLQDTQIISVVARPLSALTAHLANGVRLLVLSNDGSSPRAIAALLRDQHFGPSQMTVLEHLGGPLEKRYNASAADWGDELAADLNVVAIDCRATITAPRRSRLAGLSDDAFRHDGQLTKRDIRAVTLARLAPQPGELLWDVGAGCGSIGIEWMRAHPSCRALAIEADAGRQAFIEHNRDALGVPGLQLVRGRAPDALHDLEAPDAIFIGGGVTRTGVFETCWAALKPGGRLVANAVTLQSEAALMQWRAQYGGDLTRLHIAQAQPLGEFDTWRQALPITVLDLTKSHDA, translated from the coding sequence ATGTTGCCCTGGCTGACCGTGGTGGGGATCGGTGAAGACGGCTTTGCCGGCCTGGGCAAGCAGGCACGGCGCGCTTTGCTGGGCGCCACGCGCATTGTCGGCGCACCGAGGCAACTCCAATTGCTGCCCCACTGCCTGCGTGCCGAGCGTATCGACTGGCCGTCGCCCTTCAGCCTCGCGCCGGTATTGGCGCTCAAGGGCGAGCCCGTGTGTGTGCTGGCCAGCGGCGATCCGATGCTGTTCGGCGTCGGCGCCAGCCTCGCGCGCCAGGTGCCAGCCGAGCAGATGCTGACGCTGCCAGCGCCGTCTTCCTGCACCCTGGCTGCCGCCCGCCTGGGCTGGCCGCTGCAAGACACCCAGATTATTTCAGTCGTCGCCCGGCCACTGAGTGCACTCACGGCACACTTGGCCAACGGCGTGCGCCTCTTGGTGCTGAGCAACGATGGCAGCAGCCCGCGGGCGATCGCCGCGTTGCTGCGCGACCAGCACTTCGGCCCCAGCCAGATGACCGTGCTCGAACATCTCGGCGGGCCGCTGGAAAAACGCTACAACGCCTCGGCTGCAGATTGGGGCGATGAATTGGCCGCCGATCTCAATGTGGTCGCCATCGATTGCCGCGCGACCATTACCGCGCCGCGCCGCTCGCGCCTGGCCGGCCTGTCCGACGATGCGTTCCGCCATGACGGCCAGTTGACCAAGCGCGACATCCGCGCCGTGACCCTTGCCCGCCTGGCCCCGCAGCCGGGCGAGCTGCTGTGGGACGTCGGTGCCGGCTGCGGCTCCATCGGCATCGAATGGATGCGCGCCCACCCCAGCTGTCGCGCGCTGGCGATCGAGGCCGACGCAGGTCGTCAGGCGTTTATCGAACACAACCGCGATGCCCTCGGCGTGCCGGGCCTGCAACTGGTCCGTGGCCGAGCGCCCGATGCGCTGCACGACCTGGAGGCACCGGATGCGATCTTCATCGGTGGCGGCGTGACCCGAACGGGTGTATTTGAAACCTGCTGGGCCGCACTCAAGCCTGGCGGGCGATTGGTGGCCAATGCGGTCACCTTGCAGAGCGAAGCGGCGCTGATGCAGTGGCGCGCTCAATACGGCGGCGACCTGACCCGCCTGCACATCGCTCAGGCGCAACCGCTGGGCGAGTTCGACACCTGGCGCCAGGCGCTGCCCATCACCGTGCTCGACCTGACCAAAAGCCATGATGCGTGA